The Stegostoma tigrinum isolate sSteTig4 chromosome 9, sSteTig4.hap1, whole genome shotgun sequence genome includes a region encoding these proteins:
- the LOC125454828 gene encoding cytochrome c oxidase assembly protein COX20, mitochondrial has translation MSSGTDAEKAKPFKLLGILDVQNTPCARESVLYGAAGAVVAGLGHFLATSRVKRSFDFGVGGFLLTTLGSWMFCRYQNAKIRIQQRMVQEGMKNKVTFEGTEMDPTRKSDRSNKSSHGSTS, from the exons ccATTCAAGCTACTGGGAATCTTGGATGTGCAGAACACTCCATGTGCTCGAGAATCTGTTCTGTATGGAGCAGCCGGCGCTGTAGTAGCTGGACTTGGCCACTTCCTAGCAACAA GCAGAGTAAAGCGGTCTTTTGACTTTGGTGTGGGGGGCTTTCTGCTTACAACTTTGGGATCTTG GATGTTCTGCAGGTATCAGAATGCAAAAATACGAATACAGCAGCGAATGGTGCAAGAAGGTATGAAAAACAAGGTGACATTCGAAGGAACTGAAATGGATCCTACCAGAAAATCAGATAGAAGCAACAAAAGCAGCCATGGAAGTACCTCATAA